AAACAGACTGAATATCAGAGACACATTTCCCCCTCCTAACCACTCCACAGTTAACCCTGGTTACACTTTCAGAACTTACAAGGAGCTTCTGGTAATACTCAATGAAAGCCATTTCAATGGAGCCATTATCAGAGCAAGGATTACCATTCATATCCAAAATTTTAAGAACCTTGTTCTGAGCTCTCCTGGCTTTAATTGAGCTATGGAAATAGTGAGTGTTTTCATCATTACAAGTCATCCAAGCCACCTTTGCTTTCTGGCCTAGGAAAGAAAGTTTGGCATCCTGAAGTTGCTTAAAAGATTGAGCAGCAGCTCTCTCTTCCATTTGCAGCAGGGAATTATGGGGATCCAAATGAAGCTGGGATTGTTTCTCCTCAAGCACTAGACGAGCCACTTCAGTAGTATTTATAATATCACCAAAACCTTTTCTATTAAGTTTCTTCAGAGGACCCTTAAGCATCTTAAGTTTCTTTGCCACCTGAAACATAAGACACCCTCTGATCTGTTGACTCCATATAATCATGAAATATTTAAAAGAGGACTTGTACTTTTCAGCTTCCTCCCAAAGACTAATAATACTAGGGCTGTGATCAAACAAACCCTCAGGTAGGAAATTAACAGTACCAGCTGGACCATGCAAAATCCACTGATCATTAGCCAATACACGATCAATCCTACTGAAGACCCTAGCATCCCCATCCTGTTTGTTGTTCCAGGTATAGTAAGCCCCTTGAACAACCAGGTCATACAAACCACAATGATCAACACACCCTTGAAACTCCTTAGTCTCAGCATCAGTAACCTTAGCTCCTATCCTCTCATTATAATAGAGCACATTATTGAAATCACCCATAACTAACCACGGACCATGAACTGAGGCATCCAGGGAATTAAGAGAAGACCACAGACTACTCCTATCAATATCCTTATTACTACCATAAATCATGGAACAGGTCCAGCTGAAGCCATTCTGAAGATATGTGACCTGCAAATGCATAAGTTGCCATTCTTTACTTATAACATTCACAGTAAAAAGGGAGGGATCCCACAAAATCCAAATCCTGCCACCCTCAATGACATCATTATTCACAAGAAACTTCCATTTAGTACCCAATCCATCTTGCACTTTATTCATATTACTACTTTTTACTCTAGTCTCAATAAGTCCAAAGAAACCTACATTATTCATATGAAGGAGTCTCCTAACATCTCCTTGCTTATTCCTTTTATTGATACCTCAGACATTCCAAAACCCAATACTAACCATTGAAATGAAGTGTTGTTTTACCCTTGCTAAGGCTGTTCAAGAGGTTCCTTCTAATGGAAAAACTGAGAACATCCATAAAATAAGGACCACTCTGAACacctccctctcccctctttgcAACCTTATGAAGAACACCAGCTGCAGGTGTAACAGTGTTTGTCATGGACCCCTGAAATGGCATAGGAGTAACCACAGAGGTAGGGTTCAACACTGGTAAGACTTCCTCAGTCGCCCCTTGCTTAGGGATAACTGGCTTTGCCACCATAGGAGCCACAAACTTGGGTTTCCAACCATATGCACCTTCTTAGGAGCAGGCTTAGAGGGTTTCTTCTTACAGGAACCTGTTTCATGGCCAATTCCATGACATGTAGCACAAACAGCAGGCTTCCACTCATAATGCACCTTCTGAGATCTGAGCACACCATTCTCATCAAGGAATTCAATAACATCAGGCAGGGGTTGGCCAACCTGTACTTCCACCATGTACCTGGCATACTCCAGGAATTCACGCTCCTTAGTAGCCCGGTCACACTGAACAGGTGAACCAACCAACCCTGCAAGTTTTGGTAAAGCATTTCCCCAGTATTTAAAACTTAGGTTGTAAAACCTAATCCATATATGAACTGATTTAGGTTTTTCCTTCTCCAATTTAGAATCAGGAGTCCAATCCTTCACAATAAAAGGCTTACTGTCAAAGAATAGGAGTCCAGATTGAAGCGCTTTGATTTTATCCTCACTGTTCTTAAATCGAACCAAGCAGACACCATTAGGTTGAAAAGCAACCTTATCAATTGTTAAATTCTTCCAAATACGTCTAACATAACCTCCTAAGACATTGCTAGGCGGATTTGAACCCAAGACATAGCAGAAAATCGAAGTAGACCAAAAATCAAGCTCATTCTGCACATCTTCAACAGACAGTTGCAATATCGGAGTCTTACCAGCTGAAGGAGAAGACACTCGGTGGCGATGACGTCCAACCTCTTGCCATTCTTCATCATCTGTTGATTTATCCTCCAAAATCACAGTCAGTTCCTTCGCAAGATTAAAAGCACGCAATTCCGCAGCTTTAGAGCTCTCACCATTGCTTACAGACTTCGCAATTTCACTCAATTCTTTATTATTTAGCGTAATAGTActattttttgatttatttgtgtTATTAGTAGATGAATTATTAGTATTTTTTGATCTCACTGGAGTGTTACTAGCAGACGTCGTCCTCCTGCTTCGCGCCATTGCAGAGAAGCTTGAGGAAGAACGGTTtctcaatttttttatttttatttttcttttaatgaaagttgcgcgcataataataatagaaaaaataaataaataaaataaataaaataataataataataataataataataataataataaattaatagtaattcctataataattagaataaggcaatagtttcctaattgacatcatgtactccctaaacctagactatatataaatacataataaatctgaaaagtaattcataaaagtAGAGGAAGGAGATTCAAAAGACGGAAGAGCAATTAAGCGataaaggtaagaccgtcttatagttTACTGTATCGATTTTATAACTTACATAACTCGTAATTTAGACCGCCTCTAGACTAGCTAAGACCGTCATTATGACCGTGGATCACCAGGGGGTTGACCGGACCTCagtttgaccgtcgttgaccgccAGGGATGGGTGTTTGACCGACTATAAAAGGGTTGTTGTGGGTGGTTGTTTAACACGTTTTATAtagtttaaaaaccctttttcaGTCGTGACTGGCCGAGGCTTGGCTAGGGTTGGTACCAGGGTGGTGAGTCGACCTTGGTGGGTGGAATAGGGTGGGCGG
This sequence is a window from Silene latifolia isolate original U9 population chromosome 8, ASM4854445v1, whole genome shotgun sequence. Protein-coding genes within it:
- the LOC141595621 gene encoding uncharacterized protein LOC141595621; this translates as MARSRRTTSASNTPVRSKNTNNSSTNNTNKSKNSTITLNNKELSEIAKSVSNGESSKAAELRAFNLAKELTVILEDKSTDDEEWQEVGRHRHRVSSPSAGKTPILQLSVEDVQNELDFWSTSIFCYVLGSNPPSNVLGGYVRRIWKNLTIDKVAFQPNGVCLVRFKNSEDKIKALQSGLLFFDSKPFIVKDWTPDSKLEKEKPKSVHIWIRFYNLSFKYWGNALPKLAGLVGSPVQCDRATKEREFLEYARYMVEVQVGQPLPDVIEFLDENGVLRSQKVHYEWKPAVCATCHGIGHETGSCKKKPSKPAPKKGSMTNTVTPAAGVLHKVAKRGEGGVQSGPYFMDVLSFSIRRNLLNSLSKGKTTLHFNGFFGLIETRVKSSNMNKVQDGLGTKWKFLVNNDVIEGGRIWILWDPSLFTVNVISKEWQLMHLQVTYLQNGFSWTCSMIYGSNKDIDRSSLWSSLNSLDASVHGPWLVMGDFNNVLYYNERIGAKVTDAETKEFQGCVDHCGLYDLVVQGAYYTWNNKQDGDARVFSRIDRVLANDQWILHGPAGTVNFLPEGLFDHSPSIISLWEEAEKYKSSFKYFMIIWSQQIRGCLMFQVAKKLKMLKGPLKKLNRKGFGDIINTTEVARLVLEEKQSQLHLDPHNSLLQMEERAAAQSFKQLQDAKLSFLGQKAKVAWMTCNDENTHYFHSSIKARRAQNKVLKILDMNGNPCSDNGSIEMAFIEYYQKLLVSSESVTRVNCGVVRRGKCVSDIQSVSMVAEVTKEEVRVALFSIPNEKAPGPDGYSSSFFKDAFDIIGDDVMGAV